From one Rhodamnia argentea isolate NSW1041297 chromosome 1, ASM2092103v1, whole genome shotgun sequence genomic stretch:
- the LOC115731692 gene encoding pentatricopeptide repeat-containing protein At4g11690, translating into MARNGLVPGPSAFNNLLSSLLRSGSLDEAWRLFSDSGGKVGIIDERSLGIMVKGCCEAGRLDRGFEVFARLKEMNWSPVAYVFTALIDGCCKRGDVERAGGLFSEMSRLGLVAKRNTYRVLLDGYLRKGMKGDGFELYRKMKLSGVVPTVQTCNLMMNVLCKGGDVNGAFEVFDEMRERGIAYGVVTFNILIRGLCRDSRVCEAERLVDLMKRSGINPDVITYNTLIHGFCICGKLDKAFSLFDQLKSNGHSPSLVTYNTLLAGFARAKNLPAVTDLVKEMEERGISPSKVTYTILIDAFTRSDDMQKASDVYSSMQKAGFVPDAHTYGVLVHGFCTKGNMKEASKLFKSMRDGHVEPNDVIYNMMIHGYCKEGSSYRALSLLTEMGEKGMVPNFGSYSRTIEVLCKDCKCEEAEDLLNAMVKSGLTPPVSLHDVISRAKSGTD; encoded by the coding sequence ATGGCGAGAAATGGCCTCGTCCCCGGTCCGAGCGCCTTCAACAATCTGCTGAGCTCTCTCCTTCGGTCGGGCTCGTTGGACGAGGCGTGGCGTCTGTTCAGTGATTCCGGGGGCAAAGTTGGAATCATCGACGAGCGGAGTCTCGGGATCATGGTGAAGGGCTGTTGCGAAGCGGGTCGCTTGGACCGAGGTTTCGAGGTTTTCGCTCGGTTGAAGGAGATGAATTGGTCCCCGGTGGCCTACGTGTTCACGGCTTTGATCGATGGCTGCTGCAAACGCGGCGACGTAGAAAGGGCTGGAGGATTGTTCTCTGAGATGAGCAGGTTGGGTTTAGTTGCCAAGCGCAACACCTACAGAGTGTTGCTTGATGGGTATTTGAGGAAAGGCATGAAGGGAGATGGTTTCGAGTTGTACCGGAAGATGAAGCTCAGTGGGGTTGTTCCGACCGTACAAACTTGCAACCTCATGATGAACGTGCTTTGTAAGGGAGGTGATGTGAACGGAGCCTTTGAAGTGTTCGATGAAATGCGCGAGCGAGGGATTGCATATGGTGTTGTCACATTCAACATTCTCATTAGGGGACTGTGTCGCGACTCGAGAGTTTGCGAAGCCGAGAGGTTGGTGGACTTGATGAAAAGGAGCGGGATTAATCCGGACGTGATTACATATAACACCCTTATACATGGATTCTGTATCTGTGGAAAGTTGGACAAAGCTTTCAGcttatttgatcaattgaagTCAAATGGTCACTCCCCATCCTTGGTTACATACAACACTTTACTCGCGGGATTTGCTAGAGCCAAGAATTTGCCTGCAGTGACTGATTTGGTGAAGGAGATGGAGGAAAGAGGCATCTCTCCTTCGAAAGTGACCTATACTATCCTGATAGATGCCTTCACACGGTCAGACGACATGCAGAAAGCATCGGACGTCTATTCATCCATGCAGAAGGCAGGATTCGTTCCTGATGCGCACACATACGGTGTTTTAGTACACGGGTTCTGCACGAAAGGTAATATGAAGGAAGCATCGAAGTTGTTCAAGTCGATGCGTGATGGACACGTAGAGCCTAACGACGTGATATACAACATGATGATCCACGGATACTGCAAAGAGGGCAGCTCGTATAGGGCCCTGAGTTTGCTTACGGAAATGGGCGAGAAAGGAATGGTTCCCAACTTCGGCAGCTACAGTCGAACCATTGAGGTTCTTTGCAAGGATTGCAAGTGCGAAGAGGCAGAGGATTTGCTGAATGCCATGGTGAAGTCAGGTTTGACACCGCCTGTTTCTCTTCATGATGTGATTTCAAGGGCAAAGAGTGGCACAGATTAG
- the LOC115728076 gene encoding uncharacterized protein LOC115728076: MGCFLACFGLSKKRRRRRKPIHSEDHVGRGKYEPLDNSSQLDLEIAQDSSTSTSSLSKKQSSAKTRKKVRFNLNVQTYEPIPIADAYFSESDKEEDKRRPEDETPRLDPSPTLPNKGGSTASTGAVYSENYRYQNCRDSSDEEEELLYDDSDFELEDEDDDIGSDDNIDFYGNMQDSRMSQKQVPLQITSSVSSSMKEQVSLWRSDLDKTENLISHHSMSVLETKTLNTSENARCRTQYVDSVLNPVENLMQWKRIKGNATPVKHQQKENLELEKKFSTPFSLNASFSPPASSLGSNSVASKPFHSVNTSLSNWLVSPDTVPSENAPVSKSSTILFRTV, from the exons ATGGGGTGCTTTCTAGCGTGTTTCGGGCTCTCCAAGAAGCGAAGGCGGAGAAGAAAGCCAATCCATTCTGAAGATCAT GTTGGCCGGGGAAAATATGAGCCTCTGGATAACTCGTCCCAACTAGATCTAGAAATCGCCCAGGACTCTAGCACATCAACTTCTTCCTTGAG CAAGAAACAGTCTAGTGCGAAGACCCGAAAGAAAGTCCGGTTCAACTTGAATGTCCAGACCTATGAGCCGATCCCGATTGCGGATGCTTATTTCTCGGAGAGTGATAAAGAGGAAGATAAGAGAAGACCCGAGGACGAAACGCCCCGGTTAGATCCATCCCCAACACTACCTAACAAGGGTGGTTCGACTGCTTCAACAGGTGCTGTCTATTCGGAGAACTATAGGTATCAGAACTGCAGAGACAGCTCTGATGAGGAAGAGGAATTGCTCTACGATGACAGCGATTTCGAACTcgaagatgaggatgatgatATAGGCAGTGATGACAATATCGATTTTTATGGCAACATGCAGGATTCTAGAATGAGTCAGAAGCAAGTTCCCCTGCAAATCACTTCTTCGGTGTCTTCGAGTATGAAGGAGCAAGTTTCTCTGTGGCGGTCAGATTTGGACAAAACTGAAAACCTCATATCCCATCATTCCATGAGTGTCCTAGAAACGAAAACTCTGAACACAAGTGAAAATGCTCGATGTAGGACTCAATATGTCGACTCTGTGCTAAACCCGGTCGAAAATCTTATGCAGTGGAAGAGAATCAAGGGGAATGCCACACCGGTTAAGCACCAGCAAAAGGAGAACCTagaattggagaaaaaattcAGCACGCCATTTTCACTGAATGCTAGCTTTAGTCCCCCAGCTTCCTCTTTGGGATCTAATTCAGTTgcttctaaaccttttcactcaGTGAACACGAGCCTTTCGAACTGGTTGGTCTCGCCCGACACTGTTCCATCCGAGAATGCGCCTGTCAGTAAGAGCAGCACCATCTTATTCAGGACAGTTTGA
- the LOC115728077 gene encoding uncharacterized protein LOC115728077 encodes MDESAKEANGYDKKPVKPVRDLDSGKVEGHGDVEEDSEVKSLLPPRDGGMIRTSEKTRRKVSWNDTNGNNLTEVLEFQPSDASDSDDDDNDACICTIM; translated from the exons ATGGATGAGAGTGCTAAGGAAGCAAATGGTTATGATAAGAAGCCTGTCAAGCCTGTGAGGGATTTAGACTCTGGAAAGGTTGAGGGCCATGGTGATGTAGAAGAGGACAGCGAGGTGAAGTCGTTGTTGCCGCCGAGAGATGGTGGGATGATCAGGACTTCCGAGAAGACGAGGAGGAAGGTGTCCTGGAATGACACCAACGGCAATAATCTCACCGAGGTGTTGGAGTTTCAACCAAG TGATGCGAGCGACAGTGATGATGACGATAATGATGCTTGCATATGCACCATAATGTAG
- the LOC115728079 gene encoding LOW QUALITY PROTEIN: uncharacterized protein LOC115728079 (The sequence of the model RefSeq protein was modified relative to this genomic sequence to represent the inferred CDS: deleted 1 base in 1 codon): MKVGVVGGGVSGLVAAYEAVRGGAKVVLHEKEDYLGGHARTASFDGVDVDLGFMVFNRVTYPNMMELFESLGVEMEISDMSFSVSLDEGRGCEWGSRNGLSSMFAQKTNVLNPYFWLMLREIIKFKEDVLSYLEGLESNPDIDRSETLGQFINSRGYSELFQKAYLIPICGSIWSCSSEGVMSFSAFSVLSFCHNHHLLQVFGRPQWLTVRRRSHSYVNKVRDELESRGCEIRTSCEVRSISTSDEGCIVLTGDGSEEVYDKCIVAVHAPDALRLLGDQATYDEMRVLGAFQYAYSEIYLHHDKTFMPKNPAAWSAWNFLGTTENQVCLTYWLNVLQNLDQKDWPFLVTLNPSHEPQHTLLKWCTGHPIPSVAASKASLELDQIQGKRGIWFCGAYQGYGFHEDGLMAGMAAAHGVIGKSPSVLENPRHMALSLKEMGARLFVTRFLRRYITTGSVTLLEEGGTMITFEGTREICPLTVTLRIHSPQFYWKVMTQADLGIADAYINGDFSFVDKDKGLLNLFQILIANRNTDNTASRLIKKRGWWTPMLLTAGIGSAKYFFKHVSRQNTLTQARRNISRHYDLSNELFSLFLDETMTYSCAVFKMAGEDLKAAQMRKISLLIKKARIEKTHKVLEIGCGWGSLAIEVVRQTGCKYTGITLSKEQLKYAELRVKEAGLQDRITFLLCDYRQLPSTYKYDRIISCEMIEAVGHEYMEEFFGCCESVLAKDGLLVLQFTYIPDERYDEYRRSSDFIKEYIFPGGCLPSLSRITSAMASASRLCVEHLDNIGIHYYQTLQCWRKNFMEKQRKILALGFDEKFIRTWEYYFDYCAAGFKSHTLGNYQIVFSRPGNDAAFADPYASFLPSN, from the exons ATGAAAGTAGGGGTGGTTGGGGGAGGCGTGAGCGGCCTCGTGGCGGCGTACGAGGCGGTGAGAGGGGGAGCAAAGGTGGTGCTGCACGAGAAGGAGGATTACTTGGGCGGCCATGCCAGGACCGCCTCCTTCGACGGCGTCGACGTGGACCTCGGCTTCATGGTCTTCAATCGC GTTACGTACCCTAATATGATGGAGTTGTTTGAGAGTCTTGGAGTGGAAATGGAGATATCGGACATGTCATTCTCGGTCAGCTTGGACGAAGGCCGAGGCTGTGAGTGGGGAAGCAGAAATGGTCTTTCGAGTATGTTTGCCCAGAAGACAAATGTGTTGAATCCTTACTTCTGGCTAATGCTCAGAGAAATCATCAAATTTAAGGAGGATGTCCTCAG TTACCTAGAAGGACTTGAGAGCAATCCCGACATTGATCGCAGCGAAACTTTGGGACAGTTCATCAACTCACGGGGTTACTCTGAATTGTTTCAAAAGGCTTACCTT ATCCCAATTTGTGGTTCAATCTGGTCTTGCTCTTCGGAAGGAGTCATGAGCTTTTCAGCCTTCTCGGTTCTGTCCTTTTGCCACAATCATCATCTGCTTCAG GTTTTTGGCCGCCCTCAGTGGCTTACTGTCCGAAGACGCTCGCATTCTTACGTGAATAAG GTCAGAGATGAGCTTGAGAGTCGAGGGTGTGAAATAAGAACAAGTTGTGAAGTGCGATCCATCTCAACTAGTGATGAGG GCTGCATTGTCCTAACTGGAGATGGTTCCGAAGAAGTATATGATAAGTGTATTGTAGCTGTCCATGCACCGGATGCTCTGAGATTGTTGGGAGACCAAGCAACATATGATGAAATGAGAGTCCTGGGTGCATTCCAATATGCCTACAG CGAGATTTATCTTCATCATGACAAAACTTTCATGCCCAAAAACCCAGCAGCATGGAGTGCATGGAATTTTCTTGGGACTACTGAAAATCAAGTGTGCTTGACGTACTGGCTCAATGTGCTTCAG AACCTTGATCAGAAGGATTGGCCGTTTCTCGTGACTCTCAATCCTTCACATGAACCGCAACACACATTGCTTAAGTGGTGCACTGGCCATCCAATTCCATCTGTTGCCGCATCGAAAGCTTCACTCGAGCTAGATCAGAtccaaggaaaaagaggaaTTTGGTTCTGCGGAGCATACCAGG GGTATGGCTTCCATGAGGATGGATTGATG GCTGGCATGGCTGCTGCACATGGAGTGATAGGAAAAAGTCCTTCTGTTCTTGAGAATCCTCGGCATATGGCTCTTTCACTCAAGGAAATGGGGGCACGCCTTTTTGTTACGAGATTTCTCCGGCGTTATATTACTACTGGCTCAGTAAC TTTGTTAGAGGAAGGAGGCACGATGATTACCTTCGAAGGAACCAGGGAAATATGTCCTCTGACAGTTACCTTGAGGATCCACAGTCCACAGTTTTACTGGAAG gTCATGACTCAGGCCGATCTAGGCATAGCAGATGCATACATAAATGGTGATTTTTCTTTCGTAGACAAAGATAAAGGccttctaaatctttttcaG ATTCTCATAGCCAACAGAAATACTGATAATACTGCCTCGAGATTAATTAAGAAAAG GGGTTGGTGGACGCCGATGTTATTAACAGCTGGTATTGGTTCGGCTAAGTACTTCTTCAAGCATGTATCAAGGCAAAACACTTTAACACAAGCTCGTAGGAACATCTCCCGGCATTATGATCTG AGTAATGAACTTTTTTCGCTGTTCTTGGATGAGACTATGACATACTCATGCGCGGTTTTCAAG atggCAGGCGAAGACCTAAAGGCAGCACAGATGAGAAAGATCTCTCTCTTGATTAAAAAA GCGAGAATTGAAAAGACGCACAAAGTTCTTGAAATCGGCTGCGGCTGGGGAAGCTTGGCCATTGAAGTTGTCAGGCAAACCGGATGCAAATACACCGGCATTACTTTGTCGAAAGAGCAACTGAAGTATGCTGAATTGAGAGTGAAAGAAGCGGGCCTTCAG GACCGCATCACATTTCTTCTTTGCGATTATCGCCAATTGCCAAGTACCTACAAATATGACAGGATCATTTCCTG CGAGATGATTGAAGCAGTCGGCCACGAATACATGGAGGAGTTCTTCGGCTGTTGCGAATCGGTGCTAGCCAAAGACGGACTTCTTGTTCTGCAG TTCACATACATACCCGATGAGCGGTACGACGAATACAGGCGAAGTTCAGACTTCATAAAAGAATACATCTTCCCCGGCGGCTGCCTGCCTTCGTTAAGCAGGATAACGTCAGCTATGGCCTCTGCGTCTCGACTTTG CGTGGAGCATCTGGACAACATAGGAATCCATTACTATCAAACACTTCAGTGTTGGAGGAAGAACTTCATGGAGAAGCAGAG GAAAATATTGGCTCTG GGATTCGACGAAAAGTTCATAAGGACGTGGGAGTACTACTTCGACTATTGCGCAGCTGGTTTTAAGTCGCACACTCTCGGAAATTATCAG ATTGTGTTCTCACGTCCAGGAAATGATGCTGCATTCGCCGATCCGTACGCGAGTTTCCTGCCGTCTAATTGA
- the LOC115728078 gene encoding uncharacterized protein LOC115728078 has translation MASLATHFSAFIFLFPVGLRRLLCSYSLYLKNPSSYRSKPWYFSEPKWKNLDLYTLLVALPIASFSEIFLFLTFSGHPTYRFAFFQQSAAVFLFWALVILVILKEYVDSATINEGYVFIIAGIAFLVEYSVIGKGVGGLGAPVYELLGKLSLVCAGSCLYLGMRPSAFFAEYLLSSGLVFKGTWVLQAGLNLGTDVFALKGCHQLGVSTGQWDLDVKCALEEDGLRGIALMNLLFIVHAIGVVVVSFGLFGLLSCNRNLRFGEASGPLLAQLESESMLMRPAPEFELE, from the coding sequence ATGGCGTCCCTCGCCACCCATTTCTCGgccttcatcttcctcttccccgTCGGCCTCCGCCGCCTCCTCTGCTCCTACTCGCTCTACCTCAAGAACCCATCCTCGTATAGATCCAAGCCCTGGTACTTCTCGGAACCTAAATGGAAGAACCTCGACCTCTACACCCTTCTCGTCGCCCTCCCCATCGCGTCCTTCTCCGaaatcttcctcttcctcaccTTCTCCGGCCACCCCACGTACCGCTTCGCCTTCTTCCAGCAGTCCGCCGCCGTTTTCCTCTTCTGGGCGTTGGTCATCCTCGTAATCTTGAAGGAATACGTCGACAGTGCCACGATAAACGAAGGGTACGTGTTTATCATTGCTGGTATTGCTTTCTTGGTGGAGTACTCGGTGATTGGAAAGGGGGTGGGTGGTCTCGGTGCGCCTGTGTACGAGCTGTTGGGGAAGTTGAGTCTTGTTTGTGCTGGTTCTTGCTTGTACTTGGGAATGAGGCCGTCCGCGTTCTTTGCAGAGTACTTGTTGTCGTCTGGGTTGGTGTTCAAGGGGACTTGGGTTTTGCAAGCTGGCTTGAATTTGGGTACTGATGTGTTTGCCTTAAAGGGGTGTCACCAGTTGGGGGTTTCGACAGGACAGTGGGATCTCGATGTGAAATGTGCTCTTGAGGAGGATGGTTTGCGGGGCATCGCACTGATGAATCTGTTGTTTATCGTGCACGCCATTGGGGTTGTTGTCGTCAGCTTCGGGCTGTTTGGCTTGTTGTCGTGTAATCGGAATTTGAGATTCGGTGAGGCGAGTGGGCCGTTACTGGCTCAGCTTGAATCGGAGAGCATGTTGATGCGGCCGGCACCTGAATTTGAGCTGGAATGA